The DNA window TCGCCGACCTTCTTACGGACCAGGTCGCGGCGGAGGATCATCGGGAGCTCTTCGGCCTCGTCGCCACGCTCGAGCGGCTTGCCGTTGACCTTGACGACGATGTCGCCTTGCTTGAGCCCGGCCTTGGCGGCGGGGGCGTCGGGGATGACGTCGCCGATCTGCACGGCCGGCTGGCCCTGCAGCGAGAAGAACGCCGCGACGTCTTTCGTCAGGCCGGTCATGTTGGGCACGCCGATCCAGGGCAGGTCCAGCGGCTTGCCGGCGACGGGCGGGTCCTGCAGGCTCAGCATGAGGTCGCTGGCGGGCGTGAAGAACTTGGGCGAGTTGGCGATCGCCGCCAGGGCATTGGGGCCGTCATTCAGGAAGACGCCCTGGCCCTGCTGCTGGTTGACGTAACCGACGGCTTTGCCGGCGTCATTGAAGACGACCGAGCCGACGCCACACAGCCCGCCGCTGACGAGCACCTGCGGCACTTCGCCGCGAAGGGTCGTGGCCACACGGGCTTCCATGAGGTAGGTCTTGTAGCTGGCGGCTTCGGGCAGGACGCCGACCGACCAGAGCTGTTCGCCGACGGTGAAGCTCACGTCTTCGAACTTGATGGGCGTCCACTTGCGCGGAGCAGCGGCGGGGGATTCCTTGGTGGAGGTGGACGTGTCGGACTTGGCAACCTTGTCCTTGGCGGGCTTTTTGGCCGGCTTCTCCGCGGGTGACTCCGAGGGCTTCTCGGCGGTTTTCTCGGCGGCGACCGTCTTGTCGTCCCCGTTGCCGCCGGCGGCCTTATCGGCCTTCTTGTCGTCGGGCTTCTTTTCCGCATCGTCCGACTTCTTCGCCGGCTCCTGCTTCTTGGCAGGGTCGGCCTTCTTCGGGCGAAGGAACGCGAGGTTGGTGCGCTCGTCACGGCCGACAAACTCGGCCGGGATCTCGTCGGCGTCCTTCTCCTGTGAGGGGACGACGATCTTGAAGTCCTTCATCTGCGCGTCCGGGATGATCATGTTGAACACGCCCAGCGGCGCCATGATCAGGCCGTCTTCCGACACCACCACGCCGGGGCCGGTCAGTTCCTGTCGGCGGAGTTCGAAGTCCCAGGTGTACTTGACGGCGACGAACGACGGCGAGACGCGCTCGTACAGCTTGGCCGGCGCTTCGGGCGCGGCTTGTGCGGCGGTCGAGAGCCCGAGCAACAGGGCGAGAGCGGAAAGGTTCTTGGTCCAACGGGGCATTGAAACTCCAAAATGTATTCGAGAGATGCCGAGGTGCTGTGGCATGGGCATGTACTCATGCCCGTGGAATCGTTCCGCGGGGCGGCAAAGACACGGGCAAGAGTACTTGCCCATGCCACACAGGCTAGTACGTGACCTTCAGGATCACCGTCCGCTGGCCGCGGCCGCGCTGGACGTTGAACAGGACCTGGTCGTCCTTGTTCTTGACCGACTCATCGAACAGCTTCTGAAGGGCGTCGATGTCATTGACCTCTTCGCCGTTGACGGCGCGGACCACGTCGCCCGGCGAAAGCTCGGCCTTGGCGGCGGGGTAGCCGGGGCTGAGCGTGGTCACGACGACGCCCTTGTCGTCATCCAGCAGGCGCTGGTTGGCGTAGGCACGGGTGACGTCGCGGATGCTCAGGCCCCAGGTCTTGAGCTCGCGCTCCTGGCCGACGGCGCCTTCAAGCTTCTCGGTCTTGGCCTTGACGGTCAGGTTCTCCTTGCCGCGCTTCAGCGTGAGGGTGACTTCCTTGCCGATCGTGATGTCGGCAATCATTCGGCGGACGGGCGCGATCTCTTCGGGGAAGCGGCAGTTCACCGACTTGCCGTCGATCTCGAGCAGGATGTCCTGCGACTTGATGCCCGCCTTGGACGCCGGGCTGTTCCGGTCGACGCTGTTGATCAGAACGCCTTTGTTGATGTCGATGTCGTAGAAGGTTTCCAGATCCTGGAGCGGCTTGAGATCGACGCCCAGGTCGCTGCGGGGAACGTAGCCTTTCTTGCCGTCCTTCGACGTCTCCAGGATTTTCTCGACGACGTACTTCGCGGTGTCGATCGGGACGGCGAAGTTGAGGTTCTGCCCGCCGCCGCGGGTATTGATGCCGACGACGTAGCCGTCCATGTCGACCAGCGGGCCGCCGGAGTTGCCGGGGTTGATGGGCGTATCCATCTGGATCCAGTTGGCGAACCAGCCGGTCTCGAACTCATCAATCGTCAGGCGGTCGGGATAGAAGGTGCGTTCGTTGTTCGAGACGACGCCGAGGGTCATCGTGCGGGCCAGGCCGAACGGCGTGCCGACCGCCATGACGTCCTGCCCGGGGATGAGCTGTTTGCTGGTACCCAGCTCGGCGAACTTGTAGGTGATGTTCTTTTTCTTCAGCTCGTCCTTGTCGAGCTGAACGATCGCCAGGTCGGTCCAGTGGTCGTCGCCGATGAGCTTTCCCTTGACGCGTTCCTTGTTGGCGAGGGTGACGTAAATCTCGACGCCGCGACCGGCGACATGGTAGTTGGTGAGGATGCGGCCTTCGCCGTCGATGATGACGCCGGAGCCAATGCCCCGCTGCAGGTTGCGCTTGCCGTCGCTGTAGATTTCCTGGGCGACGTCCAGGCGGACGACGGCGGGGAAGATCTTGTCGGTGACGGCGACGACCTTCTGCGGCGTGGCGGAAGGATAGGGATCGGGCTTGACGTCCGGCGCGACGGCAGCGGCGGCGGGGTTCTTTTTGGCCTTCTTCTTCGGCTTCTCGGGTGCGGCCGCATCGGCGAGGGCTACCAGTTTGAGGCTCCCGTCGCCTTCGCGCTGGATCCTGTAAGTCGATTGCAGCGTCGTTTGAAGCTTCTCAATTTCTTTCCTGACCTCGTCGAGTTGTCGCTGACGCGATGCAACTTGCGGATGGTTGGGGCTCAACTGAGCTGTCAGGCTACCAATGATCAGATACAGGTCGTCGCGGAGTTTGACCTTGTCAGCCATCACGCGGTCAACCTGCGACCACTGGTCCGCGGTTGGTGTGTCGATCGTCCGTTCGTCCGCCATCACAACTGGCACGGCAACGCTCATCAGCGCTGATGCCACAACGGCGGCGCGAAGCCAGCGGCGAGCAAGTTGCGCACTCAAACGCATGGTGGTCGGCGCATTCTTCGAAGTAGTAAGTGTGGTCATAGGCAGGCTTACCAGTGTGAGGTTGCCGATCGTAGGGTCCGCTTTGGCGGACGCGAGGCCGAGCGCGTTGCACTGTCGGGAGTCCCAGTGACATACCCCCGGCTTGGGCGCAAGTTGACTGACCGTCTCGCGGTCGCCCGTGTGGATAACATGCACCAAGCTTGCCAAGGTCGCAACTGGCGTGCATTCTCCACCCTTTTGGCCCGAACGATCGGGCGGTGCAGCCGTGCGAGGGTTCGGCCACCAGCAGACGTACTCCAGAACGGATTCTAACTCATGGGCTTCCCATCCGGATCAGTTTCTTTCCGCAGGTTTCTCGTCACCGGCAAAGGCAGGAAAACCGTCGACCAGGATATGCTCGACAAACTGGCCGAACACGTTCTCAAGGTCGGCGAGTTCGGCGTGCCCGAAGAGGAAGAGTGGGGCTGGTGCGGCGGACGGCACGTGCTCGACGGCAAGTTCTCGTTCGATCACAACGTCTTCAACGACTGCCTGCACTTTGCCCTGCGCATCGATACCAACCGCTTCCCCGGTTCGCTGAAGAAGGCGTACGAACTGATGGAAGAAGAGGCGGTCGCCGCGAACAATCCGTCGGGCTTTATCAGCAAGAACCAGAAGAAAGACGTCAAGGACACCATCCGGCAGAAGGTGGAGGACGAGCTTAAGAGCGGAAAGTTCCGCAGGAGCAAGCTGGTGCAGGTGCTTTGGGATCTGCCCAACCGCACGCTGTACAGCAGCGCAACCGGCAAAAGTTTCGAAAAGCTCGCAGAGCTGTTCGAGCGGACGTTCGGTTTGTCGCTCGAACCGGTGACGTCGGGCACGGCCGCGTTGCACGTCTGCGAGAAGCTGGGCAAGCGGCGCGAGTACGAAGACACCCGCCCGACGCGGTTCGCCGTTGGTCCGGCCGGCGACGGGCAGCATCCGGAGTATCCGTGGGTGACCAAGGGTGCCGAGCCGAAGGATTTCCTCGGCAACGAGTTCCTGCTGTGGCTCTGGCACGAAGCCGATGCCCGCAACGGCGTCATCAAGACGGCCGAGAGCGGCGACATCGCGATCCTGATCGATAAGTCGCTCGACCTGGATTGCAGCTACGGCCAGACCGGCCGCGACGGTCTTAAAGGAGACGGCCCCGGCCGCATGCCCGAGGCGATGGACGGCCTTCGCAGCGGCAAGGTGCCCCGCAAGGCCGGCCTGGTGCTGGACATCAACCGCCATCAATACACGTTGACGCTGGCCGGCGAATCGCTGGCGGTGAACGGCCTGGTGATCCCCGACATCGAAGAAGCCGACACGCCTCGCGTGGTGTTCGAAGAGCGCGTGACGCTGCTGCGCGATTTCTGCAAGGGGATCGACGAACTGTTCGCCGCGTTCCTGAAAGTCCGCGCCGGCGGAAGCTGGGATACGCACGGCGGGGCGATCAAGAAGTGGATCAAGAGCCAGGCGAAGGCTGCGGCGTAGCCTCAAGGGTTCCGTAAGCTACACTCGGTGTACGATGCGAATACTGGGGCGAGAGCAATCGGGAGGATGGGCGGCCGCGATCGTCGCTGCCGTGGTTCTATGCGCCACCGACTCCTCGGCGTCCTCCGTTATCGGAGGAATGCGTCCGCACCCAACCCTGACTGACATCGCCCGTAGCCGCCTCGACGTGATCTCGTTTTTCGCGCTGGCGTTTCTATTGATGGCACTTCCAGTGAAGTGGGCGTGGAATTACCTTCGTCGCGATTTTACGAGGCTCCCGCGCATCACGTACTTTCGATCCCTGTGCCTCGTCACGCTTTGGGGACTGCTGTTTGTCATCGTGCTGGCGATGATCTCCGGCGCTCGTGAGCTCATGACGCCCGGCGCGTGGGAGAAGAAGCCGACCGGCGGTTATCGCCTCGCCGATGCGCCCGCAGGTGCGGCCGGTGCCGAACCGTCGGCCGATACTGAGGCCAAGCGCCGATATCGGCTCGAGCGACTCTACAAGGGGATTGAAGAATACCGCTCGGCGCACGCGGGCAAGTACCCGCCACATGACTTTGTGCCCGAGATTCCCGAGGCGGTCTGGGAATCGCCGCATCCATCGCGACAGCGATATGTCTACGCCCGACAGCCGCAGGGCGGGGCGTCCCCGCGGCCTGACAGCCTTCTTGCCAGCGAGCCCTCCTGCTATGGAACGCAGCGGTTGATCCTTCTCGCCAGCGGCAAGATTGAATCGGTACCTGACTACGTTGCATTCGACTTACTCCGACGGGGTATCGAACCATGACCTCGGTCTGGACGAAACCACTCCCGAGAGCGGGCCTGCCCGCGATCATCTTGATTGTATTTGTGATCTTTCTGGGTTGCCTGGGCGTTACGGAACCGATTGACGTCGGGATCCCCATCTTCGTTGGCTGGTGGCGGTACGTCTCCCGCACGCTACCGAAGGTTCGCATTGACGGGTTCAGCCTCGCAAGCGCCTTGGTCTGGGTTGGTCTTTTCGCGATAGGACTTCACTTCTTCTGTGGCTGGCTGTACCGCAGCTTGGTGCGGGAGGTTGACCGCCCAGACGTCCCCCCGCGTGACTGGCGGACTCGCTGGACAGCGATGCTTGTCGGACTGGTTGTCTTCCTCTTCGCTGCCGGGACCGCTGCGGTATGTGTCGTGCATCAAATCGGATTTCTCGCAACGGGAAGCGAGCCGATGTTCGCAATCCATGACAACAACGCGAACCTAGATACAGAGGGACTGAAGGCTTTCGTCGAGAGAGGCAGTCACGAGTCGGCAAACGAGATCTATGAGCGGGCTACCCTGAGCATGGCGTACCACAAGCCCTTTCTGGATCGCCACCACTTGTTTGCGTGGGACGGCCCCGGCGGAACAAGAGGTGGCGTCATCGTGTTTCACCGCGACCCGTTGCTGCGTGCGGAGCACGGAATTGTCGTCTTCTCCAACAACCGAGCAGTCGTACGTTCGGCCGATGAGCTCTCCAAAGTCCTCCAGTTGATACCCGCGCCTTGATGCTCGCAGGGTGTGTTTCTGCGGCTGTGGCGACGCAAAGTTGGACGAGTTCAGTGGATGATTGCGACGCTTGGACCAACGAGAAAGGGAGCGCCTCGCGGCGCTCCCTCGGTTGAGTTTCAGAATGCGTTCTCGCTTACGCCATCGCGGCGGCGGGCTCGAAGATGTTGTTCCACTTCCTGCCTTCGCGGCCCTTGTGGGCGCCGCGGTGGTAGGCGTAGCCGACGATCAGCGGGACGGCGAGCGTCGCTTCGCTGAAGACCATCTGCTCGTACACCGTGTCGACCTTGCCCCAGCTGCTGGCTTCCTTCAGCGTGCTGCTGGAGAGAGCACCGTCGCGGACGTCGGCGACGGTGACCTGGACGGCGTACTTGTGCATCGGGGCGTCGTGGCCGAGGACTTCGGCCGCGACGACGATATCCTGCGTGAAGTTCTTCGGAACGCCGCCGCCGACCATGAAGATGCCGGTCTCGGCATTCTTGATCTTGATCTGCGTCAGCTCGTAGAAGTCCTTGCCGCCGTCCCAGCTCATGTGGGGTTCATCGCCCTTGCTCGCGGCGATGGCGACGAGGCCGAAGCCGGCCGAGCAGTCACTGAACGCCGGGCAGAAGATCGGGATGTCGC is part of the Humisphaera borealis genome and encodes:
- a CDS encoding trypsin-like peptidase domain-containing protein — protein: MTTLTTSKNAPTTMRLSAQLARRWLRAAVVASALMSVAVPVVMADERTIDTPTADQWSQVDRVMADKVKLRDDLYLIIGSLTAQLSPNHPQVASRQRQLDEVRKEIEKLQTTLQSTYRIQREGDGSLKLVALADAAAPEKPKKKAKKNPAAAAVAPDVKPDPYPSATPQKVVAVTDKIFPAVVRLDVAQEIYSDGKRNLQRGIGSGVIIDGEGRILTNYHVAGRGVEIYVTLANKERVKGKLIGDDHWTDLAIVQLDKDELKKKNITYKFAELGTSKQLIPGQDVMAVGTPFGLARTMTLGVVSNNERTFYPDRLTIDEFETGWFANWIQMDTPINPGNSGGPLVDMDGYVVGINTRGGGQNLNFAVPIDTAKYVVEKILETSKDGKKGYVPRSDLGVDLKPLQDLETFYDIDINKGVLINSVDRNSPASKAGIKSQDILLEIDGKSVNCRFPEEIAPVRRMIADITIGKEVTLTLKRGKENLTVKAKTEKLEGAVGQERELKTWGLSIRDVTRAYANQRLLDDDKGVVVTTLSPGYPAAKAELSPGDVVRAVNGEEVNDIDALQKLFDESVKNKDDQVLFNVQRGRGQRTVILKVTY
- a CDS encoding PDZ domain-containing protein encodes the protein MPRWTKNLSALALLLGLSTAAQAAPEAPAKLYERVSPSFVAVKYTWDFELRRQELTGPGVVVSEDGLIMAPLGVFNMIIPDAQMKDFKIVVPSQEKDADEIPAEFVGRDERTNLAFLRPKKADPAKKQEPAKKSDDAEKKPDDKKADKAAGGNGDDKTVAAEKTAEKPSESPAEKPAKKPAKDKVAKSDTSTSTKESPAAAPRKWTPIKFEDVSFTVGEQLWSVGVLPEAASYKTYLMEARVATTLRGEVPQVLVSGGLCGVGSVVFNDAGKAVGYVNQQQGQGVFLNDGPNALAAIANSPKFFTPASDLMLSLQDPPVAGKPLDLPWIGVPNMTGLTKDVAAFFSLQGQPAVQIGDVIPDAPAAKAGLKQGDIVVKVNGKPLERGDEAEELPMILRRDLVRKKVGEVVTLSVVRKRNEPPTEIKVTMEAQPKPMNLAARFYAEDLGFGVREMVFLDTYSRRLPADSKGVVVSLIKPQSNAQSGGLQGNSSPRSDVIVSLNGEPVTDIKQFETAYGKIRKDKPKEPVVLVVRREGREDTVRIEPPQ